A portion of the Chondrinema litorale genome contains these proteins:
- the gldF gene encoding gliding motility-associated ABC transporter permease subunit GldF: MLNILLKEVASFFNSLVAYIVIIVFLTSIGLISWVFPQTSILEYGFAAIDPLFSTAPYVFMFLIPAITMRTFAEEYKAGTIELLLTRPLTDLQIILGKYFASVLLVILALIPTLTYYYTVYILGAPQGNIDTAAVIGSYIGLIFLGAVFTSIGIFASSLTDNQIVAFIIAVFFCFCLYDGFSAIASINVWADYSYYINQLGIDFHYSSVSRGLLDISNVTYFLSLITIMIFLTKLALESRKW; this comes from the coding sequence ATGCTTAATATCCTACTGAAAGAAGTAGCAAGTTTTTTTAACTCTCTGGTTGCCTATATTGTCATAATTGTTTTCCTTACGAGTATCGGGTTGATATCTTGGGTTTTTCCTCAAACCAGTATTCTGGAATATGGCTTTGCGGCAATAGATCCTCTATTTAGTACAGCTCCGTATGTATTTATGTTTCTTATTCCGGCTATTACCATGCGTACTTTTGCAGAAGAGTACAAAGCTGGAACTATAGAGCTATTACTAACCCGACCACTCACCGATTTACAAATTATATTAGGTAAATATTTTGCCAGCGTATTACTCGTAATTCTGGCACTTATACCTACTCTCACCTATTATTATACGGTTTATATACTTGGTGCACCCCAAGGTAATATAGATACTGCAGCAGTTATTGGCTCTTACATTGGTTTAATATTCTTGGGTGCAGTATTCACCTCAATAGGAATATTTGCATCATCACTAACTGATAACCAAATTGTTGCATTTATTATAGCTGTATTTTTTTGTTTTTGTTTATATGATGGTTTCTCAGCGATAGCTTCTATCAATGTTTGGGCAGACTATTCTTACTATATCAATCAGTTGGGCATTGACTTTCATTATTCTTCAGTAAGCCGTGGCTTGCTCGATATTAGTAATGTCACTTACTTTTTAAGCCTGATAACCATAATGATTTTTTTAACCAAACTCGCTTTAGAAAGCAGAAAGTGGTAA
- the gldG gene encoding gliding motility-associated ABC transporter substrate-binding protein GldG — translation MKYKKWEDILTFSAVLLFIILVNVNLKFIPLRIDLTEEKRFTISDATKDLLENLDDVLYVEVYLEGDLNSGFRRLRNSIEETLEEFRVYGGDHIEYKFVNPDEAPNATARNRFYQSLTSKGLPATTLYDNIDGKRTEKVIFPGAIISYRNRETPVLLLKGNKTASAQERLNQSIEGIEYELTSGVRKLGIGNKKNIAFVYGHNELNPNQLQDITTSLSEYFVVDRVQLDKTKLDIYDAVVVAQPKAAFSEVDKYQLDQYIMKGGKALFMIDKVQMNLDSIATGGTYAFGYDLNIEDLLFRYGVRINMDLLQDQRAGIIEVYTGNVGDQPNIERLPWPYYIYLNTFSEHPIVKNMDVVYSKFVSSIDTVTARNVLKTPLIFTSKYTKEKVVPTMVDLNELKADMNPAAYNKSNLPVAYLLEGKFRSLYATSFPPRGISTDNKLNESQPTKVIVVADGDIIANEFDPQSGQAIPLDYDPIRKQELSNKEFLINALNYLTDENGLIASRGKQITMRPLDKFRVDEEKVYWQIFNIALPISLVILFGVIRFYWRKKTYAK, via the coding sequence ATGAAATACAAAAAATGGGAAGACATACTAACTTTTAGTGCTGTATTGCTTTTCATCATTTTAGTTAATGTTAACCTTAAGTTTATTCCATTAAGGATTGACCTTACTGAGGAAAAAAGATTTACTATCTCTGACGCTACTAAAGATTTACTAGAAAATCTAGATGATGTTCTATATGTTGAAGTTTACCTAGAAGGTGATCTAAATTCAGGATTTAGAAGACTTAGAAATTCTATTGAAGAAACATTAGAAGAATTTAGAGTATATGGTGGAGATCACATAGAATATAAATTTGTGAATCCAGATGAGGCACCAAATGCCACAGCCAGAAACAGGTTTTACCAATCACTTACATCTAAAGGTTTACCTGCTACCACCTTGTACGACAATATTGATGGCAAAAGAACAGAAAAGGTTATATTTCCCGGTGCCATTATCTCTTACAGAAATAGAGAAACTCCAGTTTTGCTTTTAAAAGGAAACAAAACAGCTTCGGCTCAGGAAAGACTTAACCAGTCTATTGAAGGCATAGAATACGAACTTACCAGTGGAGTTCGAAAACTAGGAATCGGTAACAAGAAAAACATTGCTTTTGTATATGGGCACAACGAGCTCAACCCAAATCAACTTCAAGATATTACTACTTCTTTAAGTGAATATTTTGTGGTAGATCGTGTACAATTAGACAAAACCAAACTAGATATTTACGATGCTGTTGTGGTTGCTCAACCTAAAGCTGCTTTTAGTGAAGTAGATAAATACCAGTTAGATCAATATATTATGAAAGGTGGGAAAGCACTTTTTATGATTGACAAAGTTCAAATGAATCTGGACAGCATTGCCACCGGAGGTACTTATGCTTTTGGCTACGACCTAAATATAGAAGATCTACTTTTTAGATATGGCGTGCGGATTAACATGGACTTGCTACAAGACCAACGAGCCGGCATTATCGAAGTTTATACAGGTAATGTGGGAGACCAACCAAATATAGAGCGTCTACCTTGGCCTTATTACATATATCTCAACACGTTTAGCGAACATCCGATTGTAAAAAATATGGATGTGGTTTATAGCAAGTTTGTAAGCAGTATTGATACTGTTACAGCAAGAAATGTATTAAAAACACCACTGATTTTTACTTCAAAGTATACTAAAGAAAAAGTGGTACCCACCATGGTAGATTTAAATGAGTTAAAAGCTGATATGAATCCGGCTGCTTATAACAAATCTAACCTACCAGTTGCCTACTTACTTGAAGGAAAATTCCGCTCTTTGTATGCAACTAGTTTTCCACCTCGTGGCATTAGCACCGATAACAAGCTGAACGAAAGCCAGCCAACTAAGGTAATTGTAGTGGCAGATGGCGATATTATCGCCAACGAGTTTGATCCACAATCTGGACAGGCAATCCCATTAGATTATGATCCTATTAGAAAACAGGAGCTTTCTAATAAAGAATTCCTTATTAATGCTCTTAATTATCTTACTGACGAAAATGGTTTAATTGCCTCTCGTGGTAAGCAAATTACCATGCGCCCGCTAGATAAATTTAGGGTAGATGAAGAAAAAGTTTATTGGCAGATATTTAATATTGCTTTGCCGATATCTTTGGTAATTTTATTTGGAGTAATAAGATTCTACTGGCGCAAAAAAACTTACGCTAAATAA
- a CDS encoding sugar phosphorylase yields the protein MKSIREKLAEIYSGKAIDFTFQEIKKLISAYKSKLKNSNYLLTEKDVILIAYGDHVKKQGENPLVTLYTFLEKHLDNQINTVHLLPFYPYSSDDGFSVIDYYAVNPELGNWKDVEHLAKDYRLMFDAVVNHISSESEWFKEYLNENPEYENFFVDISSEIDLSEVVRPRALPLLSEFTSKSGAEKHIWTTFSRDQIDLNYENPKVLLQVLDVLLFYISNGAKLIRLDAIGFLWKIPGTTCIHLPQTHAIIQLARLIIEEITKDVVLITETNVPHAENISYFGDGNNEAYMVYNFTLPPLLAYSILKGDITDLKKWATSLDLPSKDTCFFNFTASHDGVGVRPLQGILADTEISFLANKAEQHGGFVSYKNNPDGSQSPYELNCNYMDLISDPEEDDALRIKKMLLAQGIMLAMPGVPGIYFHSLVGSGNYKEGVEITGQKRTINREKLDYDELSKDLADGESFRNKYFNAYLKLIETRQNCTAFNPFGEFQFPDLHEKIFAIERLSADKTQKVLALFNLSNQPHNLMIPELKGKNLLNTSEIINEEVKLEEYEQKWISADID from the coding sequence ATGAAATCCATTAGAGAAAAACTTGCTGAAATCTATTCAGGAAAAGCCATTGATTTTACTTTTCAAGAGATTAAAAAACTCATATCAGCTTATAAATCCAAATTAAAGAACTCTAATTATTTACTTACAGAAAAGGATGTGATCTTAATTGCTTATGGCGATCATGTAAAAAAACAGGGAGAAAATCCTTTGGTCACGCTTTATACCTTTTTAGAAAAGCATCTCGATAATCAGATTAATACAGTTCACTTGCTGCCATTTTATCCATACTCTTCTGACGATGGTTTTTCTGTAATAGATTATTACGCAGTAAACCCTGAGTTGGGCAATTGGAAAGATGTTGAGCACTTGGCAAAAGATTATCGATTAATGTTTGATGCTGTAGTGAATCACATTTCGAGCGAGTCTGAATGGTTTAAGGAATACCTGAATGAAAATCCTGAGTATGAGAATTTCTTTGTGGATATTTCTTCTGAAATAGATTTAAGTGAAGTAGTTAGGCCAAGAGCTTTGCCATTGTTAAGCGAGTTTACAAGTAAGTCGGGTGCAGAAAAACACATTTGGACCACCTTTAGCCGAGATCAAATAGACCTGAATTATGAAAACCCGAAAGTGTTGTTACAGGTCTTAGATGTTTTGTTGTTTTATATTTCAAATGGTGCAAAGCTAATCAGGTTAGATGCCATCGGTTTTTTATGGAAAATTCCGGGAACTACCTGTATTCATTTGCCACAAACTCATGCAATTATCCAACTGGCGAGGTTGATTATTGAAGAAATCACCAAAGATGTAGTCTTAATTACCGAAACCAATGTGCCACATGCCGAAAATATTTCTTATTTCGGAGATGGGAATAATGAGGCGTATATGGTTTACAATTTCACTCTACCGCCTTTGTTGGCTTACTCAATTTTAAAAGGTGATATTACCGATTTAAAGAAATGGGCTACTAGTTTAGATTTACCAAGTAAAGATACCTGCTTTTTTAATTTTACTGCTAGCCACGATGGAGTAGGAGTGCGCCCTTTACAAGGCATATTAGCCGATACTGAAATTAGTTTTCTGGCAAATAAAGCGGAGCAACATGGTGGTTTTGTGTCTTATAAGAATAATCCGGATGGCTCGCAATCGCCTTATGAGTTGAATTGCAACTATATGGATTTAATAAGTGATCCGGAAGAAGATGATGCTCTTCGAATTAAGAAAATGTTGCTGGCCCAAGGGATTATGTTGGCTATGCCCGGAGTTCCCGGTATTTATTTTCATTCTTTGGTAGGTTCTGGAAATTACAAAGAAGGCGTAGAAATAACTGGGCAGAAAAGAACTATTAATCGGGAAAAACTGGATTATGATGAGCTTTCAAAAGATTTGGCTGATGGAGAGAGTTTCAGAAATAAGTATTTTAATGCTTATCTAAAGTTGATTGAAACAAGACAAAATTGTACTGCTTTCAATCCATTTGGAGAATTTCAATTTCCTGACCTACACGAAAAAATATTCGCAATAGAGCGATTATCAGCAGATAAGACACAAAAAGTATTAGCTTTATTCAATCTGTCTAATCAACCTCACAATCTCATGATTCCAGAGCTAAAAGGGAAAAATCTATTAAATACCTCTGAGATAATTAATGAGGAAGTAAAACTGGAAGAATATGAGCAAAAGTGGATTAGTGCAGATATTGATTAA
- a CDS encoding dihydroorotase, with amino-acid sequence MLSILIQNARVVNEGQITETDVFIRDGFIHKIGKNLSKLQAEKVIDAAGKYLLPGLIDDQVHFREPGLTHKAEIYTEARAAVAGGVTSFMEMPNTVPNTVTIDLLEDKYKIASQKALANYSFFMGATNDNLEELKKVNREEVCGIKIFMGSSTGNMLVDDEAVLENIFSSTDMLIATHCEKDPMVKANEAIYKEKYGEDVPVKFHPLIRSEEACYASSSQAVALAKKHGARLHILHISTAKELELFENKTQLKDKKITAEACIHHLWFSDADYEKKGTLIKWNPAVKTASDRDAIFKAVLDGKIDVIATDHAPHTKEEKNNTYFKAPSGGPLVQHSLQALLEFYHQGKISLETIVEKACHNPATLFRIKERGYVREGYWADLVLVDLNEEQEVKKENIFYKCGWSPFEGVNFHSKITHTIVSGHIAYQNGKFNESVKGKRLKFSA; translated from the coding sequence ATGCTATCTATTCTAATACAAAATGCCCGTGTAGTTAATGAAGGCCAAATTACAGAAACTGATGTTTTTATAAGAGACGGATTTATTCATAAAATCGGAAAAAACCTAAGTAAGTTACAGGCAGAAAAAGTAATAGATGCCGCTGGTAAATACCTTTTACCTGGCTTGATCGACGATCAGGTGCATTTTAGAGAGCCAGGTTTAACTCATAAAGCAGAAATTTATACAGAAGCGAGAGCTGCTGTAGCAGGTGGTGTTACCAGTTTTATGGAAATGCCCAATACGGTGCCTAATACAGTAACTATCGATTTGCTCGAAGATAAATACAAAATTGCATCGCAAAAAGCATTGGCTAACTATTCATTTTTTATGGGAGCTACCAACGATAATTTGGAAGAGCTCAAAAAAGTAAATAGAGAAGAAGTTTGCGGTATTAAGATATTTATGGGTTCATCAACCGGAAATATGTTGGTAGATGATGAGGCCGTTTTGGAGAATATTTTCTCTAGCACAGATATGCTTATTGCTACTCATTGTGAGAAAGATCCGATGGTAAAAGCCAACGAGGCAATATATAAAGAAAAGTATGGCGAGGATGTTCCTGTAAAATTTCATCCACTCATTAGAAGTGAAGAAGCTTGCTATGCTTCGTCTTCTCAGGCGGTTGCCTTAGCCAAAAAGCATGGAGCTCGCTTGCATATTTTGCATATTTCTACTGCTAAAGAATTAGAATTATTTGAGAATAAAACTCAGCTAAAAGATAAAAAGATTACTGCTGAAGCTTGTATCCATCACTTGTGGTTTTCAGATGCAGACTACGAAAAGAAAGGCACACTTATTAAGTGGAATCCGGCAGTAAAGACAGCTAGCGATAGAGATGCTATTTTTAAAGCAGTGCTCGATGGTAAAATAGATGTAATTGCTACCGATCACGCACCTCATACAAAAGAAGAAAAAAATAACACTTACTTTAAAGCTCCTTCCGGTGGGCCATTAGTTCAACATAGTTTACAAGCTTTATTAGAGTTTTATCATCAAGGAAAAATCTCTTTAGAGACAATTGTTGAGAAAGCTTGCCATAATCCGGCAACTTTATTCAGAATTAAAGAGAGAGGATATGTTAGAGAAGGCTACTGGGCAGATTTGGTTTTAGTAGATTTAAATGAAGAGCAGGAAGTAAAAAAAGAAAATATCTTTTATAAATGTGGTTGGTCTCCTTTTGAAGGTGTAAACTTTCACTCAAAAATCACACATACTATTGTTTCAGGGCATATTGCTTATCAAAATGGTAAGTTTAATGAGAGTGTAAAAGGGAAAAGATTAAAATTTTCCGCTTAG
- a CDS encoding leucine-rich repeat domain-containing protein: MDNDTLYRKLKEAYSDENLTRITGKLIEYYQNRKYGNIREIANLISDYITINEEKDARCFSKLVILYHPDKGEVLRNAIEKAYLLNNTETLKSYAHILLLKNLENIRVTTIDEDVDYNPVYYWEDVKNEEYYNNTDYDDNSEKEYNNENYENSFYNTIKLRVYGDLDRDFPPYYLEDLEHFELALSNIETLDGIEYCKHAISVDLTNNDISDIAELWNLNRLEELYLANNQIGYIDALGNLLKLRVIDLSGNQIDDISPLFELENLEFVNLIGNPILASQIKILKQKGIIVMH, encoded by the coding sequence ATGGATAATGATACACTTTACCGCAAATTAAAAGAAGCCTACTCAGATGAAAACCTAACTCGTATTACAGGTAAACTCATTGAGTACTATCAAAACAGGAAATATGGTAATATTAGAGAAATCGCCAATCTCATTTCGGATTACATAACCATTAACGAAGAAAAAGATGCCCGTTGTTTCTCAAAACTGGTTATACTCTACCATCCAGATAAAGGAGAAGTACTAAGAAATGCCATAGAAAAAGCTTATTTGTTAAATAATACAGAAACACTAAAAAGCTACGCGCATATCCTTTTACTTAAAAACCTAGAAAACATTAGGGTAACTACCATAGATGAAGATGTAGACTACAACCCTGTGTACTACTGGGAAGATGTGAAAAACGAAGAATATTATAACAATACAGACTATGACGATAACAGTGAAAAAGAGTATAATAATGAGAATTACGAAAACTCTTTTTACAATACTATTAAATTGAGAGTATATGGAGATTTAGACAGAGATTTTCCACCTTATTATTTGGAAGACCTTGAACACTTTGAGCTTGCTTTAAGTAATATCGAGACTTTGGATGGTATAGAATATTGCAAACATGCCATAAGCGTAGATTTAACTAATAATGATATTAGTGATATTGCTGAATTATGGAATCTGAATCGGCTTGAAGAATTATACTTGGCAAATAACCAGATAGGCTATATAGATGCTCTAGGTAATTTATTGAAATTAAGAGTAATTGATCTTTCGGGAAATCAAATTGATGATATTTCTCCATTATTTGAATTAGAAAACTTAGAATTTGTAAATTTGATAGGTAATCCCATTCTAGCCAGTCAAATAAAAATTTTAAAACAAAAAGGAATTATAGTGATGCATTAA
- a CDS encoding serine hydrolase domain-containing protein yields the protein MRANQIIFLLIISFFTSCNNLKKGELPESKQDIRYVEEYKVPVFQNKDRVKKIVDVLPVADEIFKKFAEEKHLPGLAYGFVVDNELVYSGEIGIINTASKIPVSTKSQFRIASMSKSFTAMAIMKLRDEGKLSLQDSAAKFIPELSNLTYLTADAPVIKIENLLTMTSGFPEDNPWGDRQLDATDEELIDIVKEGITFSNVPAYGYEYSNLGFALLGHIISSISGMPYQEYITKNIFEPLEMYNTYWEYTEVPDSLLAMGYRWKGEKWVEEPYLHDGAFGAMGGLITSIDDFSKYVSFHLSAWPPSNDTDNGPVKRSSIREMHQPKFPRLNTNAKDSEGNTCAEIVAYGYGLRISKNCNGVYSVAHSGGLPGFGSNYVFYPDYGVGIMSFCNLTYKAPSAANAEVMDALLKADVLEKRTLPVSDILLSKKDDVINLINEWNPEFEKEILAENFYLDIPREDRVAEAKAIFEEVGKIKSTGPVKPLNQLRGTFLLHGEKGDIQVYFTLTPQKEPKVQMLILNLLDKNM from the coding sequence ATGAGAGCTAATCAAATCATTTTTTTGCTGATTATTTCATTTTTCACTTCCTGCAACAACTTAAAAAAAGGAGAATTACCAGAGTCAAAGCAAGATATACGATACGTAGAAGAGTATAAAGTACCTGTATTTCAGAATAAAGATCGGGTAAAAAAGATAGTAGATGTACTGCCTGTTGCTGATGAAATATTTAAAAAATTTGCTGAGGAAAAACATCTTCCCGGATTGGCTTATGGCTTTGTTGTAGATAATGAACTTGTGTATTCAGGAGAAATAGGAATTATAAATACAGCCTCTAAAATTCCTGTAAGCACAAAATCTCAGTTTAGAATAGCCTCCATGTCTAAGAGTTTTACAGCCATGGCAATTATGAAACTACGAGATGAAGGAAAGCTTTCTTTGCAAGATTCTGCCGCTAAGTTTATCCCGGAACTTTCTAACCTCACTTATCTTACAGCAGATGCTCCTGTCATAAAAATTGAGAATTTACTCACCATGACTTCGGGTTTTCCTGAAGATAATCCTTGGGGAGATCGCCAACTCGATGCAACTGATGAAGAATTGATTGATATTGTAAAAGAAGGCATTACATTTTCTAATGTGCCAGCTTACGGATATGAATACAGCAACTTGGGCTTTGCCTTATTAGGACACATTATTTCAAGTATATCGGGAATGCCTTATCAGGAATATATCACCAAAAATATATTTGAACCTTTAGAAATGTACAATACTTATTGGGAATATACCGAAGTTCCCGATAGTTTGTTAGCTATGGGCTACAGATGGAAAGGCGAAAAGTGGGTAGAAGAACCTTATTTACACGATGGTGCTTTTGGTGCGATGGGTGGGCTTATTACTTCCATTGATGATTTTAGCAAATATGTTTCTTTCCATTTGTCTGCTTGGCCACCTAGTAATGATACAGATAATGGCCCCGTTAAAAGAAGTTCTATTCGAGAGATGCATCAACCGAAATTCCCGAGATTAAATACGAATGCCAAAGATTCAGAAGGAAATACCTGTGCAGAAATTGTGGCTTATGGTTATGGATTAAGAATTTCTAAAAATTGTAATGGTGTATACTCTGTAGCTCATAGTGGTGGCTTACCGGGTTTTGGTAGTAATTATGTTTTTTATCCAGATTATGGAGTGGGAATAATGTCATTCTGCAACCTTACTTACAAGGCTCCTTCGGCAGCCAATGCAGAAGTAATGGATGCTTTGCTTAAAGCAGATGTACTAGAAAAAAGAACACTACCAGTTTCTGATATTCTTCTTTCTAAAAAAGATGATGTAATCAATTTGATTAATGAGTGGAATCCAGAGTTTGAAAAAGAAATTCTAGCAGAAAACTTCTATCTGGATATTCCGCGTGAAGATCGTGTTGCCGAAGCAAAAGCCATTTTTGAAGAAGTGGGGAAAATTAAATCTACTGGACCTGTAAAACCCCTTAATCAGCTAAGAGGCACTTTTCTACTGCATGGAGAAAAAGGCGACATACAAGTTTACTTTACCCTTACTCCACAAAAAGAGCCTAAAGTTCAGATGCTGATTTTAAATCTTCTTGATAAGAATATGTAA
- the rsgA gene encoding ribosome small subunit-dependent GTPase A has product MAGKNKNPKNVAYQQGTIIRSTGSWYEILAEDDKIYKGRLRGKFKIKGIKATNPIAVGDNVSFFSEDTEESTVVINSIEDRDNYIIRQSTHKKGHIHIIASNLDQAVLIATISMPRTSLGFIDRFLVSCESFHVPACIIFNKADLLSEEEENYLAYLTNLYSNLDYKVLSASALYDDTLSDITAYLKGKTSLIAGHSGVGKSTLINRLVPNALQRTAEVSNFAKKGVHTTTYAEMFKMDEASYLIDTPGIKEFGILGLEEYEVSYFFPEIREESENCKYYNCTHTHEPGCAVVDAVNEEKIEVSRYRSYLSILENEDNRR; this is encoded by the coding sequence ATGGCAGGTAAGAATAAAAACCCAAAGAATGTAGCATACCAGCAAGGAACAATCATTCGATCAACAGGTTCTTGGTATGAAATACTTGCCGAAGATGATAAAATTTACAAAGGGCGATTAAGAGGGAAGTTTAAGATTAAAGGTATAAAAGCGACTAATCCGATTGCTGTTGGCGACAATGTTTCTTTTTTTAGTGAAGATACTGAAGAAAGTACTGTAGTTATTAACAGTATTGAAGATAGAGATAATTACATTATTAGGCAGTCTACCCATAAGAAAGGGCATATTCATATTATAGCCTCAAACCTAGATCAGGCAGTTTTAATTGCTACCATTAGTATGCCCAGAACCTCTCTAGGATTTATAGATCGTTTTTTGGTTTCTTGTGAGTCTTTCCATGTGCCTGCATGTATCATATTTAACAAAGCAGATTTACTAAGCGAAGAGGAAGAAAATTATCTTGCTTACTTAACTAATTTATATAGCAACTTAGATTATAAAGTGTTGTCTGCTTCTGCATTATATGATGATACACTTTCAGATATTACAGCTTACCTAAAAGGTAAAACAAGTTTGATTGCAGGTCACTCTGGTGTTGGTAAGTCAACGTTAATTAATAGGTTGGTTCCCAATGCACTGCAAAGAACTGCTGAGGTATCAAACTTTGCAAAAAAAGGCGTACACACCACTACCTATGCAGAGATGTTTAAGATGGATGAAGCGTCTTATTTAATCGATACTCCGGGAATTAAAGAATTTGGTATACTCGGCTTAGAAGAGTACGAAGTGTCTTACTTCTTTCCAGAAATACGCGAAGAATCAGAGAATTGCAAGTATTATAACTGTACTCACACACATGAGCCTGGTTGCGCAGTAGTTGATGCGGTGAATGAAGAAAAAATTGAAGTATCTAGATACAGAAGCTACCTCAGCATCCTCGAAAATGAAGATAACAGGAGGTAA
- a CDS encoding 3-deoxy-D-manno-octulosonic acid transferase, with product MGKLFYNLGVSLYIQIVRLVSGFNTKAEKFIEGRKELLFNLSEKFKGNSRPVVWFHCASLGEFEQARPVLERFKTEYPNHFVLLTFFSPSGYEVRKNYAQADYICYLPIDTAENAQKFVSITKPTIAFFVKYEFWHHYINQLTLNQIPVISFSAIFRKSQVFFKPYGNFYRQILHKFMHIFVQDEASEKLLKSIGVNNITIGGDTRFDRVKAIVDARKDIEIAARFKNGLPILVIGSSWPPDIELIANFYNNSTKKLKLIIAPHEIEESKVQRVINAFPNKSIVRFSQAENKQLEDFDILIIDNIGMLSSLYYYGEYAYIGGAFGTGLHNTLEAATYGVPVFFGPKYAKFREAIELVNLGGAFSVNTNEEFEKVFKHLFNDETQRKEKGTICSEYVMSNTGGTEKVIDFCKTLIK from the coding sequence ATGGGAAAGTTGTTCTATAACCTTGGAGTATCGCTGTACATTCAAATTGTTCGGTTGGTTTCAGGCTTTAATACCAAGGCAGAGAAGTTTATTGAAGGTAGAAAGGAATTATTATTCAATTTATCTGAAAAGTTTAAAGGAAATAGCAGGCCTGTTGTATGGTTTCATTGTGCTTCTTTGGGAGAGTTTGAGCAAGCCAGACCAGTACTTGAAAGATTTAAAACAGAATATCCCAACCATTTTGTTTTACTCACTTTTTTCTCTCCAAGTGGATATGAGGTGAGAAAGAATTATGCACAGGCAGATTACATTTGTTACTTGCCAATAGATACTGCCGAAAATGCACAAAAGTTTGTTTCTATAACAAAACCAACTATTGCATTTTTTGTAAAATACGAGTTTTGGCATCATTACATCAATCAACTTACTCTCAATCAAATCCCTGTAATTTCATTCTCAGCCATATTTAGAAAAAGTCAGGTGTTTTTTAAGCCTTATGGGAACTTCTATAGGCAAATACTCCATAAGTTTATGCATATTTTTGTGCAAGATGAGGCATCAGAAAAATTACTAAAAAGTATTGGGGTAAATAATATTACAATTGGCGGAGATACTCGATTTGATCGAGTAAAAGCCATTGTAGATGCACGGAAAGATATTGAAATTGCAGCCAGATTTAAAAATGGTTTACCAATATTGGTAATTGGAAGTAGCTGGCCTCCTGATATAGAATTGATTGCAAACTTTTATAATAATAGTACCAAAAAGCTAAAACTCATTATTGCCCCTCACGAAATTGAAGAAAGTAAAGTACAAAGGGTAATAAATGCTTTTCCTAATAAAAGTATTGTTCGGTTTTCTCAGGCAGAAAACAAACAACTCGAAGATTTTGATATTTTAATTATAGATAACATCGGTATGCTTTCTTCTTTGTATTACTATGGCGAGTATGCCTACATTGGAGGTGCTTTTGGCACAGGTTTGCATAATACGCTAGAAGCAGCAACATATGGAGTGCCAGTGTTTTTCGGACCTAAATACGCTAAGTTTAGAGAAGCAATTGAGCTCGTAAATTTGGGCGGCGCTTTCTCGGTGAATACGAACGAAGAGTTTGAGAAAGTATTTAAGCATTTGTTTAATGATGAAACTCAAAGAAAAGAAAAAGGAACAATTTGTTCAGAATATGTAATGAGTAATACTGGAGGAACTGAAAAAGTAATTGACTTTTGTAAAACACTTATAAAATAA